A window from Cydia pomonella isolate Wapato2018A chromosome 8, ilCydPomo1, whole genome shotgun sequence encodes these proteins:
- the LOC133520528 gene encoding juvenile hormone esterase-like has product MHPASEDTQSEQSTCVVQTIEGPIRGYIERNDEGTYYKFKSIPFAKPPIGPLRFMPPLPIAPWAEELDCTMNSPMPLCVSRERKIIGTEDCLYLEVISPNIKPNKPMPVMFFMPSYGFGFRLEEIYDASLIANQDVVYVICNGRLGPFGFLSINDISAPGNNGLKDLVLGLKWVQRNIHTFGGDPKNVTIFGSSSGGSMVHFMMLSPMATGLFHKAIIQSATALNNWSIDRNPTAVVTELAMKLGIQTCCMVTTIEKIKNCSKDDITSAWLNMFQEQIARFGNLVDSVFKPCIEQEFEGQPAFLTRSPTLIVKSGNFNKVPFIIGSNNKEGELVRFIGINYYDYKKINENVRLMVPKPIAVEDNLDQVIGQKILKFYSGGEDLMNEDSKDQYIQLISDFFFIYHVTKTVQLHTTVAPECPIYYYILTHAGEWKLPKDLELFNCAGHHAEIPFIFRIAIPGSPPCKGSRDSVTTRSRVIKMWTNFAKYGNPTPDENDPLLQIKWDPVENANKLNYLNIGSELTKGRNPFRERMAFWDDLLHQHKFLKILSFFQDFGMAC; this is encoded by the exons ATGCATCCTGCCTCAGAAGACACACAATCCGAACAGTCCACCTGTGTAGTACAAACAATAGAGGGGCCTATACGCGGTTATATTGAAAGAAATGATGAGGGAACTTACTACAAGTTCAAGAGCATACCTTTTGCTAAGCCTCCTATTGGCCCATTAAGATTTATG cCACCTCTACCCATTGCTCCATGGGCTGAAGAACTAGACTGCACCATGAATTCACCTATGCCGTTATGTGTTAGCCGGGAACGAAAAATTATTGGTACAGAGGACTGTCTATATCTCGAGGTCATCAGTCCCAACATCAAACCTAACAAGCCCATGCCTGTTATGTTTTTCATGCCTAGTTATGGATTTGGATTTCGTCTAGAAGAGATTTATGATGCATCTTTAATAGCCAATCAGGATGTTGTCTATGTGATTTGCAATGGAAGGTTGGGGCCATTTGGCTTCTTGTCTATTAATGACATATCTGCACCGGGTAACAATGGACTGAAAGACTTAGTATTAGGTTTGAAATGGGTTCAGAGAAATATACATACCTTTGGGGGAGATCCAAAGAATGTCACTATATTTGGTTCAAGTTCAGGTGGCTCTATGGTGCATTTTATGATGCTTTCACCAATGGCTACTGGGTTATTCCACAAAGCTATTATTCAAAGCGCCACCGCATTAAATAATTGGTCTATAGATAGGAACCCAACCGCTGTAGTAACTGAACTGGCCATGAAGTTGGGCATACAAACATGCTGCATGGTTACaaccatagaaaaaataaaaaattgctcAAAAGATGATATCACATCTGCTTGGTTGAACATGTTCCAAGAACAAATAGCGCGATTTGGTAATTTAGTGGATTCAGTCTTTAAGCCCTGCATTGAACAAGAGTTTGAGGGCCAACCCGCATTTCTTACAAGAAGCCCAACATTAATTGTTAAATCTGGAAATTTCAATAAAGTGCCATTTATAATTGGAAGCAATAATAAAGAAGGCGAGTTGGTACGTTTTATTGGTATCAATTATTATGACTACAAAAAGATAAATGAAAATGTGAGACTTATGGTTCCAAAACCAATAGCAGTAGAAGACAACTTGGACCAGGTGATAGGGCAAAAGATTTTGAAGTTTTATTCAGGTGGTGAAGATTTAATGAATGAGGATAGTAAAGACCAGTATATACAACTTATCAGTGACTTCTTTTTTATATACCATGTAACCAAAACTGTCCAGCTGCACACAACCGTTGCGCCAGAATGTCCAATATACTATTATATCTTAACCCATGCAGGGGAATGGAAATTGCCAAAGGATTTGGAACTATTTAACTGTGCTGGACATCATGCAGAGATACCTTTTATATTCCGTATTGCAATCCCGGGATCGCCACCGTGCAAGGGCAGTCGCGACTCTGTTACAACTAGAAGCAGAGTTATCAAAATGTGGACAAACTTTGCCAAATATGG AAACCCAACACCCGACGAAAATGATCCGCTTCTACAGATTAAATGGGACCCAGTCGAAAATGCTAATAAgttgaattatttaaatatcggATCTGAACTTACCAAAGGAAGGAATCCGTTCAGGGAGAGAATGGCGTTCTGGGACGATCTGCTCCACCAACATAAGTTCCTGAAAATACTGAGTTTTTTCCAGGATTTTGGAATGGCTTGCTGA